A DNA window from Patescibacteria group bacterium contains the following coding sequences:
- a CDS encoding NUDIX domain-containing protein, with translation MKDYSYGVIPIFHKIIGQEPHFLLVEQGGKFWSFPKGHKEDEESDVEAAKRELFEEAGIAGGELIEDKTFSEHYTYSQDGTDLDKTVTFYPYFSNQFFPIIDNKEITNFKWVTYEEAKKTLKFKETLDILTEAYNWLQGEGKDAYLGTESTPRRVHADSLKAAIKRDGKYLLIMDHHGNWELPGGKIEAGETVEEGLRREFREETGSTDLKTGEEIGTFDLTVDYGLAVYDFSIHIYLCSSDIENIKLSHEHQDSGWFDIDEIKNLPMKEGYREILTR, from the coding sequence ATGAAAGATTATTCATACGGTGTCATACCAATTTTCCACAAGATAATAGGCCAAGAGCCTCATTTTTTGTTGGTAGAACAGGGTGGCAAGTTTTGGAGTTTCCCCAAGGGCCACAAGGAGGATGAAGAATCTGATGTTGAGGCGGCCAAGCGGGAACTTTTCGAAGAAGCTGGGATTGCTGGCGGTGAATTGATTGAAGACAAAACTTTCAGTGAGCATTATACATATTCACAAGATGGCACCGATCTTGATAAAACTGTCACTTTCTATCCATATTTCTCGAATCAATTCTTCCCGATAATCGACAACAAAGAGATCACCAATTTCAAATGGGTGACGTATGAAGAGGCCAAGAAAACTTTAAAATTCAAGGAAACTCTAGATATTTTGACGGAGGCTTATAATTGGCTTCAGGGTGAAGGAAAAGATGCTTATTTAGGGACAGAATCGACGCCCAGAAGAGTTCACGCTGATTCGCTCAAGGCCGCGATCAAAAGAGATGGTAAATATTTGCTCATAATGGACCATCATGGCAATTGGGAATTACCTGGTGGCAAGATCGAGGCCGGAGAGACGGTGGAAGAGGGATTAAGGCGAGAGTTTCGAGAAGAGACCGGTAGCACAGACCTAAAAACTGGTGAAGAAATAGGGACTTTTGATCTGACAGTCGATTACGGCCTGGCAGTATATGATTTTAGCATTCACATTTACCTTTGCTCTAGCGATATTGAGAACATCAAACTCAGCCACGAGCATCAAGACTCAGGCTGGTTTGATATAGATGAAATCAAAAATCTTCCGATGAAAGAGGGCTACAGAGAAATACTTACTCGCTAA
- a CDS encoding ribonuclease H-like domain-containing protein codes for MKMFLDIETLPADGDKIETIKMFWEDARRKSSAPTKKGENEFQQFFENTSFQGEFGRILCICYGIDDGEIQCLSGDEKDILTKFWAIAKDVDTFVGHNIMEFDLRFIYKRSVIHRIRPSRQLNFARYRSEPIFDTMKEWEKWGAMGVSLHKLTICLGIASPKEAGIDGSKVYKYFLDGKSEEIYKYCKRDVEATRAVYKRMTFSE; via the coding sequence ATGAAAATGTTTTTGGATATTGAGACACTGCCGGCCGATGGCGACAAAATTGAAACCATCAAAATGTTTTGGGAAGACGCGCGACGGAAATCCTCAGCTCCGACCAAAAAAGGGGAGAACGAATTCCAGCAATTCTTCGAGAATACCTCATTCCAGGGTGAATTTGGCCGAATTCTCTGCATTTGTTATGGGATAGACGACGGCGAGATCCAGTGCTTATCTGGCGATGAAAAAGATATCTTGACCAAATTCTGGGCCATTGCCAAGGACGTCGACACCTTTGTCGGCCATAACATTATGGAGTTCGACCTTCGTTTCATCTACAAGCGCTCTGTCATCCACCGGATTCGCCCAAGTCGCCAGCTCAACTTCGCTCGTTATCGCTCCGAGCCGATATTTGACACGATGAAGGAGTGGGAAAAATGGGGCGCTATGGGCGTCAGCTTACACAAATTGACCATCTGTCTCGGTATCGCTTCGCCCAAAGAAGCGGGGATCGATGGCTCCAAGGTTTACAAATATTTCCTCGATGGCAAATCAGAAGAGATCTATAAGTATTGCAAGAGAGATGTTGAAGCGACCAGAGCGGTCTACAAACGTATGACCTTTAGCGAGTAA
- a CDS encoding rubrerythrin family protein, translating into METPKNILRAIAGESMARNKYTYFASQAKKEGFEQISAIFLETADNEKEHAKRLMKLLKGGESSTLENYDFPMVKSTSENLAAAAAGEHYETSKMYPDFAKTAKEEGFEDEAKVFTELGEVEEQHEKRYLKLKANVDGDIVFEKDGEVYWKCRNCGYIHKGPKAPDICPACDHPQSYYELFVENY; encoded by the coding sequence ATGGAAACACCAAAAAACATTCTCCGCGCGATCGCCGGAGAGAGCATGGCCCGCAACAAGTACACTTATTTCGCCTCGCAGGCCAAGAAAGAGGGCTTTGAACAGATCTCAGCTATCTTCTTGGAGACTGCTGACAATGAGAAAGAGCACGCCAAAAGATTGATGAAACTACTTAAGGGCGGGGAGAGTTCAACACTTGAAAATTACGATTTCCCTATGGTCAAGTCTACTAGCGAAAATCTAGCCGCCGCCGCCGCAGGTGAGCATTACGAGACATCCAAAATGTATCCGGACTTTGCCAAGACGGCGAAAGAAGAAGGTTTCGAGGACGAGGCTAAAGTGTTTACCGAACTTGGAGAGGTCGAAGAGCAGCATGAGAAGAGATATCTCAAATTGAAGGCCAACGTTGACGGCGATATTGTTTTCGAAAAAGATGGCGAAGTCTATTGGAAATGCCGAAATTGTGGCTATATCCACAAAGGTCCCAAGGCGCCAGACATTTGCCCAGCTTGCGATCATCCACAGTCGTATTACGAATTATTTGTTGAGAATTATTAA
- a CDS encoding potassium channel family protein: protein MKKKSVGIFSVVIVLAILFLSGTWFYHHTEGWSNVDAFYFTVMTITTVGFGDLVPTHDFSKIMTAVFSLISIPLVIFCFGVLAKGYFESRIGHIESRITELLSREKTLEEDVTEVIDEKK, encoded by the coding sequence ATGAAGAAAAAGAGTGTTGGAATTTTTAGCGTTGTGATCGTGCTAGCTATTTTGTTTCTATCCGGCACTTGGTTTTACCACCACACCGAAGGTTGGAGCAATGTCGATGCCTTTTATTTTACGGTAATGACGATCACCACGGTTGGCTTTGGCGATCTCGTGCCGACTCATGACTTTTCCAAAATAATGACGGCTGTATTTTCACTCATAAGCATCCCCTTGGTAATCTTCTGCTTCGGTGTACTGGCAAAAGGCTATTTTGAGAGTAGAATAGGTCATATCGAGAGCCGCATAACCGAGTTGCTTTCGAGGGAAAAAACTTTGGAAGAAGACGTGACTGAAGTTATCGACGAAAAAAAATAA
- a CDS encoding YbhB/YbcL family Raf kinase inhibitor-like protein → MNFGSIDFENEGGIPEKFTCDGLNINPNFFFDDVPEEAESLALMMEDPDAPDGVWTHWLVWNISPELTDLEQGGVPEGAVEGINSSGGEGYQGPCPPSGVHHYTFHLYALDTTIDLDNQSGRDDFMAAAEGHIVAEAELMGTFGRQ, encoded by the coding sequence ATGAATTTTGGATCTATTGATTTCGAAAATGAGGGCGGTATTCCTGAGAAATTTACCTGTGACGGCTTGAATATCAATCCAAATTTTTTCTTTGACGATGTACCAGAGGAGGCAGAAAGTCTGGCTTTGATGATGGAAGACCCAGATGCGCCTGACGGTGTCTGGACTCACTGGCTGGTCTGGAATATCTCGCCAGAGTTGACTGATCTCGAACAGGGCGGAGTGCCAGAAGGAGCAGTCGAAGGAATTAATAGCTCTGGAGGAGAGGGCTACCAGGGCCCATGTCCGCCAAGCGGAGTTCATCATTATACTTTTCACCTATACGCTCTCGACACTACTATCGATCTCGACAACCAATCCGGCCGTGACGATTTCATGGCGGCGGCCGAAGGCCATATCGTGGCCGAAGCAGAACTCATGGGCACATTTGGTAGGCAATAA
- a CDS encoding NADP-dependent malic enzyme: MIDYGQASIDARKKKNVLKIIPNVEVKTRDDLSTFYTPGIAKVSLAIAEDKSLAKTLTIKRNSVAIVSDGSAVLGLGNIGPEGAIPVMEGKALLMAEFAGLDAFPICLATQDTEEIIRSVKNIAPVFGAINLEDISAPRCFEIERRLQDIGIPVMHDDQHGTAVVVLAGLINALKVVGKDIQNVKIVISGAGAAGTAITKILLDYSESRAQIIVVDRQGSINLDRPGLSPEKLELAKITDNQTPGRLEEVIRNADVFIGVSAPNLLNQEMVASMAKDAIVFAMANPTPEIDPNVAKGAGARVVATGRSDFPNQINNVLAFPGIFRGALDANAERITDQMLLAAAMALANYVENPSEENIIPSPLDRGVVQSVSEAVKRAAK, from the coding sequence ATGATTGATTATGGACAAGCGTCGATAGACGCCAGAAAAAAGAAAAATGTATTGAAAATAATCCCAAATGTTGAGGTCAAAACTAGAGACGATCTCTCAACTTTCTATACTCCTGGAATTGCCAAAGTTTCTCTCGCCATCGCAGAGGACAAATCTCTAGCCAAGACACTGACAATCAAGCGTAACTCTGTCGCCATCGTTTCTGACGGCAGCGCCGTTCTCGGCCTTGGCAATATCGGCCCGGAGGGAGCTATTCCGGTGATGGAAGGCAAAGCCTTGCTCATGGCTGAATTTGCTGGTCTTGATGCCTTCCCGATCTGTTTGGCGACCCAGGACACCGAAGAGATCATACGAAGTGTGAAAAACATCGCACCAGTTTTTGGCGCGATCAATCTGGAAGATATTTCCGCCCCACGCTGTTTTGAAATCGAGCGAAGATTGCAAGATATTGGTATCCCAGTCATGCATGACGATCAACATGGCACAGCCGTGGTTGTGTTGGCCGGTCTCATCAATGCGCTCAAAGTGGTGGGCAAAGACATCCAAAATGTCAAAATTGTTATCTCTGGCGCTGGCGCGGCCGGAACAGCGATAACTAAAATATTACTTGATTATTCGGAGAGCAGAGCACAAATTATTGTTGTGGATCGACAAGGTTCCATTAATCTCGATCGGCCAGGCTTATCTCCAGAAAAATTAGAACTAGCAAAAATCACAGACAATCAGACGCCAGGCAGACTCGAAGAAGTAATCCGAAATGCAGATGTCTTCATCGGAGTCTCGGCACCAAATTTGTTAAATCAGGAAATGGTTGCCTCGATGGCCAAGGACGCGATCGTCTTCGCCATGGCCAACCCAACGCCCGAGATTGATCCAAACGTGGCCAAAGGTGCTGGCGCTCGTGTTGTGGCAACAGGAAGATCTGATTTCCCCAATCAGATCAATAACGTCTTGGCTTTCCCCGGAATATTTCGCGGAGCGCTCGATGCAAACGCGGAGAGGATTACCGACCAAATGCTTCTGGCCGCAGCCATGGCATTGGCTAATTATGTCGAGAATCCAAGCGAAGAGAATATAATCCCGAGTCCGCTAGACCGAGGAGTAGTTCAGTCAGTCAGCGAAGCAGTCAAAAGGGCAGCAAAATAA
- a CDS encoding CYTH domain-containing protein yields the protein MKNIEVEVRGMLPKEKVERLKTLFAKDGRLKESKKRLLIDYSSFIPGQELGDRDRDIRLRTTNGQPEIIVKLGNWGVDERREEISIKTEEGSFEELVKAFAAMNMRKGMMAIRESEVYDYKGIEFAIVTVPNHSYYFEAEKMSTEENSKQAYQEILEVCKDLGLEPFDQKGFLDYIDLLNKEANQVFDFEKYTPGYFDKFLI from the coding sequence ATGAAAAATATTGAAGTTGAAGTACGCGGCATGCTGCCCAAAGAAAAAGTAGAGCGGCTTAAAACTTTATTCGCCAAAGATGGGAGGCTCAAAGAATCCAAAAAACGTTTGCTAATAGATTATTCTTCATTTATTCCGGGCCAAGAGCTCGGAGACAGGGACAGGGATATCCGCCTCCGAACTACCAATGGCCAGCCCGAAATAATTGTCAAACTTGGCAATTGGGGAGTGGACGAGCGTAGAGAAGAAATCTCTATCAAGACAGAGGAGGGCAGCTTCGAGGAGCTAGTCAAAGCTTTTGCTGCCATGAACATGAGAAAAGGGATGATGGCTATCAGAGAGAGTGAAGTCTACGATTATAAAGGCATTGAGTTCGCTATCGTGACTGTACCAAACCATAGCTACTATTTCGAGGCCGAGAAGATGTCAACCGAGGAAAATTCGAAGCAGGCTTACCAAGAAATTCTGGAAGTTTGCAAAGATTTGGGCCTAGAGCCGTTTGACCAGAAGGGATTTCTGGACTATATCGATCTTCTCAATAAGGAAGCCAACCAGGTTTTTGATTTTGAAAAGTACACGCCAGGATACTTCGATAAGTTCTTGATCTAA
- a CDS encoding PLP-dependent aminotransferase family protein, with translation MFDIHDRIHISAGLPCVSVLPFSRIINQMSLDLSKEKDPNLLQYGFSSGYPRFKRILANFIGGKERRILNPENLFITNGATHGILLSIISLSGGRASVIMERPTYFPMIDLFKELNLSLHFADMDSEGISVDMILSHLRTIPHEENVFIHVTPFFQNPTGVCMSKDRARKLVEIIKENKNTWLLVDNVYKYLNFAEIEYDDILSKDLGRIINIGSFSKIFGPGVRLGWIEAEKSVIEKISESGYVQSSGGFNPISARLMEGIIQNQDMNMIIEIWVKFLKRKQKELVTELRDIFPKSSFRTPAGGYYIWTDLKEDLIADDKFRQFAKDKKGIVFVPGIKCAGDSNHFRTYLRFGFATYKDDELITGIKKLKEAIIEFNASGHSALGHTINLPNESTGRK, from the coding sequence ATGTTTGATATACACGATAGAATACATATCAGCGCGGGGTTACCCTGTGTTTCAGTACTTCCATTTTCGAGAATAATCAACCAAATGTCTCTTGATTTATCAAAGGAAAAAGATCCGAATCTTCTACAATATGGATTCTCTTCAGGCTATCCAAGATTTAAGAGAATACTCGCAAATTTTATTGGGGGTAAAGAGCGAAGAATTCTGAATCCAGAGAATCTATTTATTACCAACGGCGCGACACATGGGATTCTCTTATCAATCATCTCGCTTTCTGGAGGCAGGGCATCAGTAATCATGGAGCGACCGACCTATTTTCCTATGATAGACTTATTTAAAGAATTAAACCTCAGTTTGCATTTCGCAGATATGGACTCGGAGGGTATTTCGGTGGATATGATTTTGTCGCATCTACGAACTATTCCTCATGAAGAAAATGTATTCATCCATGTCACGCCTTTCTTCCAGAATCCAACAGGCGTGTGTATGAGTAAGGATAGGGCTAGAAAATTGGTTGAAATAATCAAAGAAAACAAGAACACCTGGCTCTTAGTTGATAACGTCTATAAATATCTCAATTTTGCAGAAATAGAATATGACGATATTTTGTCAAAGGATTTGGGCAGAATAATTAACATCGGATCATTTTCAAAAATATTCGGTCCAGGAGTAAGGCTTGGGTGGATAGAGGCAGAGAAATCCGTTATTGAGAAAATTTCCGAAAGTGGATACGTACAGAGTTCAGGCGGTTTTAACCCCATATCGGCGAGATTAATGGAGGGGATTATCCAGAATCAAGATATGAATATGATCATCGAAATCTGGGTTAAATTTCTAAAGAGAAAGCAAAAAGAACTTGTTACAGAATTAAGGGATATTTTTCCCAAGTCTAGCTTTCGTACCCCTGCCGGGGGTTACTATATTTGGACCGATCTAAAAGAAGATCTGATTGCCGATGACAAATTTAGGCAATTTGCAAAGGACAAAAAGGGCATCGTATTTGTTCCTGGCATTAAATGTGCCGGAGACAGCAACCATTTCAGGACATATTTGAGATTTGGTTTCGCCACTTATAAAGATGATGAATTAATAACCGGCATCAAGAAGCTTAAAGAAGCTATTATTGAGTTCAACGCTTCCGGGCATTCAGCGTTAGGTCATACAATAAATCTGCCGAATGAATCTACTGGCCGAAAGTAG
- a CDS encoding GNAT family N-acetyltransferase encodes MAELCIREAISADLKTVIELMKEALEPYYGGDHTSHAERIFQTHISGGVDAIGHFSKEQKMFVGCVDDEVVGMVHVVGKRQGTYKISPLIVSPHFRSTKGYGSQLLAKAEEYAESNGARQIYCTVAKQNTLALGFFLRKGYLIAGESDSHYKIGIVETMLYKLIADTSSCDIEEALNISVIPMELRHEDQVRKLILENLKSCFNGIDDSWVGSLFEGYYRRGTGDINTKYKLVYVAVDRENNVLGVAGATPKKGEPIKVMPLCANNICAMIALLRDLPFVLSAYGHKLYIHIVPGVEETIVLQKLGWSLDAAMPAAYHPRKVTQQWSFKVGGNTVRTIRVKNHLLRQITSGQKTIEVRVGYDNIKTIRPGEDILLASSTEQSVIHVKDVRVYGDFEEMLNVEDHTKIVPDKNWDQVLWLLREIYSEEREALGVYVLEIEVKK; translated from the coding sequence ATGGCCGAACTTTGCATAAGGGAAGCGATAAGTGCTGACCTTAAAACTGTTATCGAGTTGATGAAAGAAGCACTCGAACCTTACTACGGTGGCGACCATACGTCGCATGCCGAGCGGATTTTTCAGACCCACATTTCCGGTGGGGTTGATGCTATCGGACATTTCTCCAAAGAACAGAAAATGTTTGTCGGTTGCGTCGACGACGAAGTTGTCGGGATGGTTCATGTGGTTGGCAAGAGACAGGGTACGTACAAAATCAGTCCGCTGATCGTATCGCCACATTTCCGCTCGACCAAAGGTTATGGTAGCCAGCTTCTCGCGAAAGCAGAAGAGTATGCCGAATCCAACGGTGCGAGGCAGATTTACTGCACTGTTGCAAAACAGAATACTTTAGCTCTGGGTTTTTTCCTCAGGAAAGGTTATCTGATCGCTGGTGAGTCTGACAGTCACTACAAGATTGGGATTGTTGAGACGATGCTCTACAAGCTTATTGCGGACACATCAAGCTGTGATATCGAGGAAGCGTTAAATATCTCGGTAATTCCAATGGAGCTGAGACACGAAGACCAGGTACGCAAGTTGATCCTTGAAAATCTAAAGTCGTGTTTTAACGGTATTGATGATTCTTGGGTCGGCTCGCTTTTTGAAGGGTACTACAGACGTGGTACTGGCGACATTAACACAAAATACAAATTGGTGTATGTCGCTGTTGATCGAGAGAACAATGTTTTGGGCGTTGCGGGAGCAACACCCAAAAAGGGAGAACCGATCAAGGTCATGCCTCTGTGCGCGAACAATATCTGCGCAATGATCGCTCTGCTCCGAGACCTACCATTCGTTCTTTCGGCATATGGACACAAGCTTTATATCCATATCGTGCCGGGTGTAGAAGAGACGATTGTCTTACAAAAGCTTGGTTGGAGCTTGGATGCCGCAATGCCTGCTGCATATCATCCACGAAAGGTGACACAGCAGTGGAGTTTCAAAGTTGGAGGGAATACAGTGAGAACCATAAGAGTAAAGAACCATCTCTTAAGACAAATTACGTCTGGCCAGAAAACCATCGAAGTGCGTGTTGGGTATGATAATATCAAAACTATCCGACCGGGCGAGGACATTCTCCTTGCTTCCAGCACAGAGCAGAGCGTGATCCATGTGAAAGACGTTCGTGTCTACGGTGACTTTGAAGAGATGCTGAATGTGGAGGATCACACCAAGATTGTCCCAGACAAAAATTGGGATCAGGTCCTCTGGCTACTTCGAGAGATTTACTCAGAAGAACGTGAGGCCCTTGGGGTCTACGTCCTCGAAATCGAAGTCAAAAAATAA
- a CDS encoding ASCH domain-containing protein, producing MPDHKMSLQPKYFKKIASGEKSIECRLFDEKRKMIKAGDFIDFENVKSHDIFRVKVTELIYSKTFAELIDQVGVAAVGGSDKQNFLAELYEFYTPKQESSLGVVGIKIALL from the coding sequence ATGCCAGATCACAAGATGAGCCTGCAACCAAAATACTTCAAAAAAATCGCATCGGGCGAGAAAAGCATAGAGTGCCGTCTTTTTGACGAGAAACGTAAGATGATCAAGGCTGGCGATTTTATAGATTTCGAGAATGTCAAAAGCCACGATATTTTTAGAGTTAAAGTAACTGAACTAATATACAGTAAGACTTTCGCCGAACTAATTGATCAAGTTGGAGTAGCAGCGGTAGGGGGCTCGGACAAGCAAAATTTTCTTGCCGAATTATATGAATTCTACACTCCGAAACAGGAGTCAAGTCTCGGCGTAGTAGGCATCAAGATCGCACTATTGTAG
- the uvrA gene encoding excinuclease ABC subunit UvrA yields the protein MHNIKITGAREHNLKNVSLEIPRDKFVVITGLSGSGKSSLAFDTIYAEGQRKYVESLSSYARQFLGMMEKPDVDSIEGLSPAISIDQKSASRNPRSTVGTITEIYDYYRLLFARVGIIHCPKCGKAVVKQTVGQIVDTIIRENTQTRRLAVLAPVVEDKKGEHKDVFAKILKSGFSRIRIDGTIMDLEEAENKEIDKNKRHNIEIVVDRVILEADNIDDSTKSRLYDSIEKGLKESNGKIIIFDFEKETDQSFSEQHSCPDCGISMPEIQPRSFSFNSPHGACKHCQGLGVKSEIEPHLILPNPKLTLSEGAIRPWSRNIGHPGWYFRTMEKAAEKYGVDLNIPVGKLSKDSLNLILFGAGEEIFNVGGYETKYEGVIPNMERRYKETDSDYIKTEIEKYMIVKKCPICGGARLRREVLGVKIYGTNISTLSDMTISKSIAFFKEIDGKLTPNEKQIANLITKEIMQRLQFLEDVGLSYLTINRSAATLAGGEAQRIRLATQIGSGLMGVLYILDEPSIGLHQRDNNRLLATLNNLRDLGNTVIVVEHDEDTIKSADWVIDVGPGAGEHGGKIVAEGSPEVIMACPESITGQYLSGKKKVTIPKIRRPGSGEFVEIIGATENNLKDVSAKIPLNTFTCVTGVSGSGKSTLINDILAKHMSKVFHHAKVEPGQFKEIKGLEYLNKVIDIDQSPIGKTPRSNSATYTGVFNLIRDLFAATSEAKIRGYKAGRFSFNVKGGRCEKCRGEGVIKIEMHFLPDVYITCEECKGKRYNSEALDIHFKGKNIADILAMTVDEATQFFKNIPQIYQKLSVLSEVGLGYIRLGQPATTLSGGEAQRIKLASELAHRGTGKTFYILDEPTTGLHFEDVNKLIGVLKALVDKGNTVLVIEHNLDVIKSADHIIDLGPEGGDGGGQIVATGTPEEIVKVKASYTGQYLAKLLN from the coding sequence ATGCATAATATAAAAATTACCGGTGCAAGGGAACACAATTTGAAAAATGTCTCGCTCGAAATTCCGAGAGATAAGTTTGTCGTGATTACCGGCCTTTCCGGTTCAGGTAAATCCTCCCTTGCTTTCGACACGATTTATGCAGAGGGACAGCGCAAATATGTTGAGTCGCTCTCTTCTTATGCACGACAGTTTCTCGGCATGATGGAAAAGCCAGACGTTGATAGTATCGAAGGTCTTTCACCAGCCATCTCGATAGATCAGAAATCCGCTTCTCGCAATCCTCGCTCTACTGTCGGCACTATCACCGAAATATATGACTATTATCGTCTCCTATTCGCACGAGTTGGCATCATCCACTGTCCGAAATGTGGCAAAGCAGTGGTCAAGCAAACCGTTGGCCAAATTGTCGATACTATTATCAGAGAAAATACCCAGACTCGTCGCCTGGCCGTCTTGGCGCCAGTAGTCGAGGACAAGAAGGGCGAGCACAAAGATGTCTTCGCCAAAATCTTGAAATCTGGCTTTTCTCGTATCCGGATCGACGGCACCATCATGGACCTCGAAGAGGCGGAGAACAAAGAAATTGACAAGAACAAACGTCACAATATAGAAATTGTAGTCGACCGCGTGATATTGGAAGCTGATAATATTGATGATTCGACCAAAAGCCGACTTTATGATTCGATCGAGAAGGGGCTGAAAGAATCAAACGGCAAGATTATTATTTTTGATTTCGAAAAAGAAACAGATCAATCATTTTCTGAGCAACACTCCTGCCCTGATTGCGGAATTTCGATGCCAGAAATCCAGCCCCGCTCATTCTCTTTTAACTCACCTCACGGTGCCTGCAAGCATTGTCAGGGCCTGGGCGTCAAGTCAGAGATCGAGCCACATCTGATATTGCCAAACCCCAAATTGACACTGAGCGAGGGCGCAATCAGACCATGGTCACGTAATATCGGTCATCCAGGTTGGTATTTTCGCACTATGGAAAAAGCGGCAGAGAAGTACGGCGTCGATTTAAATATACCTGTCGGAAAACTTTCGAAAGATTCGCTCAACCTGATTTTGTTTGGTGCAGGAGAGGAAATTTTCAATGTTGGTGGGTATGAAACAAAGTATGAAGGTGTCATACCAAATATGGAACGCAGATATAAGGAAACTGATTCCGACTATATCAAGACCGAGATCGAGAAGTATATGATCGTCAAGAAATGCCCGATATGTGGTGGAGCCAGACTTCGACGTGAGGTTTTGGGGGTCAAAATATATGGCACAAATATCTCGACTCTTTCGGATATGACTATCAGCAAATCAATCGCTTTTTTCAAAGAGATTGATGGCAAACTCACACCAAATGAGAAACAGATTGCCAATCTGATCACCAAAGAAATCATGCAGAGACTCCAATTTTTGGAAGATGTTGGATTGTCCTATCTCACTATCAACCGAAGCGCCGCCACTCTAGCTGGTGGCGAAGCTCAACGTATCCGATTGGCTACCCAAATCGGCTCAGGGTTGATGGGAGTCCTCTATATTCTGGACGAGCCTTCGATTGGTTTGCATCAGCGAGACAACAACAGATTGCTCGCAACCCTGAACAACCTGCGTGATCTTGGTAATACTGTGATCGTGGTTGAGCACGACGAAGATACGATCAAATCAGCTGATTGGGTCATTGATGTCGGACCTGGAGCAGGGGAGCACGGGGGAAAAATTGTAGCTGAAGGAAGCCCTGAAGTAATCATGGCCTGTCCCGAATCAATCACTGGTCAATATCTCTCCGGTAAGAAGAAGGTTACAATTCCAAAAATTCGCAGACCAGGCAGTGGCGAATTTGTTGAAATTATTGGTGCGACCGAGAATAATCTGAAAGATGTTTCTGCTAAGATTCCACTAAATACTTTCACCTGCGTCACTGGCGTCTCTGGATCGGGTAAATCTACTCTGATCAACGATATCTTGGCCAAGCATATGTCCAAAGTTTTTCACCATGCCAAAGTAGAGCCAGGCCAATTCAAAGAGATCAAAGGGCTGGAGTATCTAAACAAAGTGATCGATATCGACCAATCTCCGATTGGTAAGACCCCAAGGTCAAATTCAGCCACCTACACTGGAGTCTTCAATCTCATTCGTGATCTATTTGCCGCTACTTCTGAGGCCAAAATTCGCGGTTACAAAGCTGGCCGCTTCTCCTTTAATGTCAAAGGCGGAAGATGCGAGAAATGCCGTGGCGAGGGCGTGATCAAGATAGAGATGCATTTCCTACCAGACGTTTATATCACTTGTGAAGAGTGCAAAGGCAAGAGATACAACTCCGAAGCGCTCGATATTCACTTCAAAGGCAAGAACATTGCTGATATTTTGGCTATGACGGTAGACGAAGCGACGCAATTTTTCAAAAATATTCCTCAAATCTATCAAAAATTGAGCGTCCTCTCTGAAGTTGGTCTTGGCTACATCAGACTGGGCCAACCAGCTACGACCTTATCCGGCGGTGAAGCCCAGAGGATCAAACTAGCCTCTGAATTGGCTCACCGTGGCACAGGCAAGACTTTTTACATCCTAGACGAGCCGACGACCGGCCTTCATTTCGAAGACGTCAACAAGCTGATCGGAGTGCTCAAAGCTCTGGTCGACAAAGGTAACACAGTCTTGGTGATCGAACACAACCTCGATGTTATCAAATCAGCCGATCATATCATCGATCTGGGTCCCGAAGGTGGGGATGGCGGCGGTCAGATAGTTGCCACTGGCACGCCAGAAGAGATCGTAAAAGTCAAAGCATCATACACCGGCCAATATCTGGCCAAACTTCTAAATTAG